A genomic region of Rhizobium indicum contains the following coding sequences:
- a CDS encoding cytochrome ubiquinol oxidase subunit I has translation MELDIVALSRFQFALTALYHFLFVPLTLGLSVLLAIMETVYVMTGRQIWRQMTKFWGTLFGINFVLGVATGIVMEFQFGMNWSYYSYYVGDIFGAPLAIEGLMAFFLEATFVGLFFFGWDKLSKVGHLVATWAVALGSNFSALWILIANGWMQNPVGSALNPQTMRMEITSFFDVVFNPVAQAKFVHTVSAGYVCASIFVLGVSAWYILKGRHIELAKRSMTVAASFGLASALSVVVLGDESGYLATENQKMKLAAIEGMWKTEPAPAAFTAFGFPDQEARETHFAVHIPWVMGLIGTRSLTTEIPGIDKLEQQAETRIRDGIKAYDALMQIRAVPAQGQVAQEVRTSFEDLGHDLGYALLLKRYVDDPRQATEEQIVQAARDTIPHVPTLFWSFRIMVGLGIFFILLTATFFWLSARRHLDKYPLLLRIAVLAIPLPWVAIELGWVVAEFGRQPWVIEGVLPTAAAVSSLGAGTVLLTIIGFGALYTVLIVIEMGLMIKAIKQGPEPDDEPEAILISETLVPAAE, from the coding sequence ATGGAACTAGATATCGTCGCGTTATCGCGCTTCCAATTCGCACTGACGGCGCTTTACCACTTCCTGTTCGTGCCCTTGACGCTCGGCTTGTCCGTGCTCTTGGCGATCATGGAAACCGTCTATGTCATGACCGGCCGGCAGATCTGGCGGCAGATGACCAAATTCTGGGGCACGCTGTTCGGCATCAACTTCGTGCTCGGCGTCGCCACCGGCATCGTCATGGAATTCCAGTTCGGCATGAACTGGAGCTATTACAGCTATTATGTCGGCGACATCTTCGGCGCGCCGCTGGCGATCGAAGGTCTGATGGCCTTCTTCCTGGAGGCGACCTTCGTCGGGCTGTTCTTCTTCGGCTGGGACAAGCTGTCGAAGGTCGGCCATCTCGTCGCCACCTGGGCGGTGGCACTCGGCTCGAATTTTTCCGCGCTCTGGATCCTGATCGCCAATGGCTGGATGCAGAACCCGGTGGGATCGGCGCTCAATCCGCAGACGATGCGCATGGAGATCACAAGCTTCTTCGACGTGGTCTTCAATCCGGTGGCCCAGGCGAAATTCGTCCACACTGTGTCGGCCGGTTACGTCTGCGCCTCGATCTTCGTGCTCGGCGTTTCCGCCTGGTATATCCTCAAGGGCCGGCATATCGAGCTTGCGAAGCGCTCGATGACGGTCGCGGCCTCCTTCGGCCTCGCCTCGGCACTCTCCGTCGTCGTGCTCGGCGACGAAAGCGGTTATCTCGCGACCGAGAACCAGAAGATGAAGCTCGCGGCAATCGAGGGCATGTGGAAGACGGAACCCGCTCCGGCGGCCTTCACCGCCTTCGGTTTCCCCGACCAGGAGGCGCGCGAGACGCATTTTGCCGTACACATTCCCTGGGTCATGGGTCTGATCGGCACGCGGTCGCTGACGACCGAAATCCCCGGCATCGACAAGCTCGAACAGCAGGCCGAAACCCGGATCCGCGACGGTATCAAGGCTTACGACGCGCTGATGCAGATCCGCGCAGTACCGGCACAGGGTCAGGTTGCGCAGGAAGTGCGCACCTCCTTCGAGGATCTCGGCCATGATCTCGGTTACGCTCTTCTTCTGAAGCGCTATGTCGACGATCCGCGCCAGGCGACCGAGGAGCAGATCGTTCAGGCTGCGCGTGATACCATCCCGCACGTGCCGACGCTCTTCTGGTCCTTCCGCATAATGGTCGGCCTCGGTATCTTCTTCATCCTGCTGACCGCCACCTTCTTCTGGCTGTCGGCGCGCCGCCATCTCGACAAATATCCGCTGCTTCTCAGAATTGCCGTGCTGGCGATCCCCCTGCCCTGGGTTGCCATCGAACTCGGCTGGGTCGTCGCCGAGTTCGGCCGCCAGCCCTGGGTGATCGAAGGCGTGCTGCCGACGGCAGCCGCCGTCTCCAGCCTCGGCGCCGGCACTGTGCTTCTGACCATTATCGGTTTTGGCGCACTTTATACCGTTCTGATCGTCATCGAGATGGGCCTGATGATCAAGGCGATCAAGCAAGGACCGGAGCCGGACGACGAGCCGGAAGCGATTCTGATTTCCGAAACCCTCGTCCCGGCCGCGGAGTGA
- the cydX gene encoding cytochrome bd-I oxidase subunit CydX, with protein MWYFAWILGLPLAAAFAVLNAMWYELMDDAARKKASEPRK; from the coding sequence ATGTGGTATTTTGCATGGATCCTCGGCCTACCGCTGGCCGCAGCCTTCGCCGTCCTCAACGCCATGTGGTATGAGCTGATGGACGACGCGGCCAGGAAGAAAGCTTCCGAGCCGCGCAAGTAG
- the cydB gene encoding cytochrome d ubiquinol oxidase subunit II: MILHQLIDYETLRLIWWLLLGVLLIAFATTGGFDLGVGTLLPFVARTDTERRVAINTVGATWEGNQVWLILGGGAIFAAWPPLYAVSFSGFYLAMFAILFALILRPVGFKYRSKRESASWRSGWDWALFVGGFVPSLIFGVAVGNVLQGVPFRFADDMRIFYEGSFFALLNPYALLCGLLSLAMLTMHGAAWLVLKSSGPVAERARRYGSIAALAVILLFALGGLFLWIGVGGYRITSDISPIGPSNPLLKTVALEKGAWLTNYAAHSWMIIAPVLGFVGAALAFIAMRARREVMTLLFSKVAIFGIISTVGLSMFPFILPSSLDPRSSLTVWDASSSHMTLFIMLVVTVIFLPIIFAYTAWVYKVLWGKVDEKSITDENSHAY; encoded by the coding sequence ATGATCCTTCACCAACTCATCGACTATGAAACCCTGCGTCTCATCTGGTGGCTACTGCTCGGCGTCCTGCTGATCGCCTTTGCGACGACGGGCGGCTTCGATCTCGGCGTCGGCACGCTTTTGCCTTTCGTCGCCCGGACCGATACGGAACGGCGCGTGGCGATCAACACCGTCGGCGCCACCTGGGAGGGTAATCAGGTCTGGCTGATCCTCGGCGGCGGCGCCATCTTCGCCGCCTGGCCGCCGCTTTATGCGGTCTCCTTCTCGGGCTTCTATCTGGCGATGTTCGCGATCCTCTTCGCGCTCATCCTGCGTCCGGTCGGCTTCAAATACCGGTCGAAGCGGGAAAGCGCCAGTTGGCGGAGCGGCTGGGACTGGGCGCTGTTCGTCGGCGGTTTCGTGCCGTCGCTGATCTTCGGCGTTGCCGTCGGCAATGTGCTGCAGGGCGTGCCCTTCCGTTTTGCCGACGATATGCGGATCTTCTACGAGGGCTCGTTCTTCGCCCTGCTCAACCCCTATGCGCTGCTCTGCGGCCTGCTTTCCCTAGCCATGCTGACGATGCATGGTGCGGCATGGCTGGTGTTGAAGTCGAGTGGCCCGGTGGCCGAACGTGCCAGACGTTATGGCAGCATCGCCGCCCTTGCCGTTATTCTGCTTTTCGCACTCGGCGGTCTCTTCCTGTGGATCGGCGTCGGTGGCTATCGCATCACCAGCGATATCAGCCCGATCGGCCCCTCCAATCCGCTGTTGAAGACCGTGGCGCTGGAGAAAGGCGCGTGGCTTACCAATTATGCCGCCCATTCGTGGATGATCATCGCGCCGGTCCTCGGCTTCGTCGGCGCGGCACTGGCCTTCATTGCCATGCGGGCAAGGCGCGAGGTCATGACGCTGCTCTTCAGCAAGGTCGCGATCTTTGGCATCATCTCGACAGTCGGCCTATCGATGTTCCCGTTCATCCTGCCCTCCTCGCTCGATCCGCGATCGAGCCTGACGGTCTGGGATGCATCCTCCAGCCACATGACGCTGTTCATCATGCTGGTCGTGACGGTGATCTTCCTGCCGATCATCTTCGCCTACACAGCCTGGGTCTACAAGGTTCTGTGGGGCAAGGTCGATGAGAAGTCCATCACCGATGAAAATAGCCACGCTTACTAG